TGTTGAATATGATGCAATGGGACTataactttttcttttcaatAATAACTACAGTAACACAACTTTTTCCTGCTCATTGATTTATTGTACAAGAGATGAAACTAATATGGTATACAGCAATGCAAAAAAGTGCCATAGTTATTCTGTCAGAGAGGTGAGGTGCTGGAGTCGAGGGGGTGCAGAGTTGTTTTGTAACAGGAAGTGTCTTTAAACAATAAAACTGAAGAGTGAAAAACTGTCCAAACAGTAATCAGAATAATGGTCTCAGGGAAAAACACATTAGAAGAACCTGGGAACATGAGAAGCTATAATTCAAGACTTGAAGGACAATCCAACAGCAAACAGATTGTGAACAAACACTCCTGGGATAGCGCAGGGAAGGCAATCAAGGAATGAGAAACACTTCagtagaaacaggaaaaaactaCTCAATCACTGTGAAtcaacacacaaacagaacagagGGTGAAATACACAAGGAGGACCATAACCAGGGGTGAACATAAGTGGtgcaaaaaaaccaaacaaatactGAAATTTGCATTTGGACACCAAAAATTTGAGGATAGATAAAAGTGAATGATGGGGGCGAGCTTCCTATTGGTTGCTGATATATTTTAGATTTGTATGTAACTCATCTGGGAGCAGACTCAGCTGAGTCAGCTAAGCACATTGAACaggaagggagggagagagacaATACGAGTAAAAATatgaaggatccacctaaacaacaacattactgatggtaatcatggatatggacccagatctatataaacactggaaacaaaactcagactgtgattattttacggagactgaattaaatgtggaaaccaagagtaaaaaaggtctgtcatttattcatttcaattgctaggtggtggggtgattaaagattacattaaatttaaattcaaagtgtttattgtcatatgtgctgttagaaacacgttttcctgtacaatgaaattactaccttgcttatgaactaagatataatacaatgaaattactaccttgcttatgaactaagatttaataatgtgtttatacaagttaaatctaacagtggaaaatacaacactgccaatagaactaacaacagctggattaaccttgacgtagagacaaaacaagctgcaaacttgtgtccaaaagagacattcccgagtggtgacactatggatgaaaagggaaaaccttccaaacaccttcgaaagaggaactattcttgaactggaggaatgctaacaacgtctggcagggaacaaggccaacacgaacaacgatagaggaggaggaataaaaacaagacaacactgactacagatgagaatacacaagaaagaactcaagaatgtttgaccagagagacatgtaaacccatgtaaatttgcgatggtaaaacaggggacgggacccagataagcaaactgcttctctcgtctcctttttcggcatgtacaaaaaaaaaaaaaaaagtgaatgtaaccatgtcggaaataaactgattaaataaaaaaataatgataaaatatttattcagacataGAAACTTAGAGGTGGAGATGAGAGAAAtgagtgaaagaaaaatgaacaaagtttGGACACATTTTAATGTGATGGATTATTCCAGAACAGAGTATAGACTGAGCCATGTAAACGTTTCACATTACACAGGCATGAGAGCAGTTCATCCATCATTGACACTAACTtgatggttctcaaactttttttattgcacCTCCTTGAAaggaaatttcaacaaaatgagtcaaaaaaaggaacctttattgaaaaagaaaatattgtgactaattttaaaaataaaataaaaaaacaagcattaaaTGTGCCACCACATATTGTGAAAGACTAAAAATGGTTATTAAACCTTTATTTTACCAGGAAGTCTGGTAAGATAAATCTAtttggaaaaacacaaactatttaatatataatgtattatatGATGACAACATTCTGTAGGATAACAACCATCAGTGTTTTAAAATAGTAAAGGTTCTGTGTATGTTATTGTATTTGGTTTTCAGATATTTATAGGATTAGTTTTCAGTCCTTTTATTAAAAGCTTCATATTCTTTGAGGCTTTGGAGAACACAGGCTTTTTAACCATATTCAgcttaaatgaaaatatatttcacattatttattcatccatctattatGTTCCTCCTGTGAGGGGGTTTTTGAAAAACGTGAGCACCAAGGAACAACCCCAGGTACTCCTCTGAGCAATAGATCAAAAAGTTATGTGTACCCTAGATTACAACCCATTCACAGAGAGAAAccagagacacacaaacaaagtaACAGGAAAACAGTCAGTGCAGACAGAGGCTGATGTGGTTTTTACAGGATGTAGAAAACATGCAGTCCCACCTAAACACACAAAGAGCAACTGACCACTGACTATTTATtggtaaatgtttaaattatgaTGAGAAACTTTGCATTAGTCATGTGAGACACagttttaaaagtacaaaaagtgttcaacaacagaaaaaaagaaaacagtggaTTTCCTGATAATGGATTAGAACAACATCTGATTCCAATAAACACCTATCATTGCAAAAGTGTATGCTATACTTTAAAATAATGCTGTCCTGAATTATATAAAGTTTTACAATTTACAGCATTGTCTCAGCAcattaataaagttttattatataacatcatcagctgtgtgtgtttgtttgtgattAATGTATATTTTCAGTGATTTACATCCAGATGTTGAATATCAAAGTCTTCTATCAGTGGATGCAGTGAATCTGCTCATGTACAGAACCTGCTGACATCAAAGCTACCagtgaacatgtgatgatgtTTCCTTAGTTGGGCGTGCAGTGTCACTTCAGTCCGACCAATCAAGTGTAATCCTTGTTCTTAAGAGCGGCTTCAGTTCCTGTCAACCCCAGAATTCCAGCACCATGACTTGTGCACACTTTGTCCTCTCTCTGATCTGTTTGCTCAGCATCGGTGAGTTTTCTTTCTGACACTTTAACTTTATACTCTTCACTTTGTAGAGACTCAGACTTTTCTTTAGCTGTGAATgatggtgtgtttgtttttctccatgtttcagcTCAAGAaacctgtcaatcatcgtcCTCGTCTCTGTATCAGGAGAGACGTTTGATTTCAGTTAATGTTGGTGACAATGTAACTCTGCAGTGTTTatatgaggatgatgatgatgcatcATTGATCTATTGGTACAAACAGCCTCTGGGGAAACAACCAAAGATAATTTCTACATAccttaaatataaaaaagaaggAACGTTCCATGATGAATTTTTGAATAACACACGCTTAACATTAAATATGACAGACAACACTTTATACCTAAAAATTTCTGATGTGAAAGCTTCAGACTCAGCTACTTACTACTGTTTAAAATACAGCTATCAGTTTAAGATGCAGTTTTCAGAGGGAACCACTGTTGTTGTAAAAGATGCAAATTCTTTCATTAACGCTTTTGTCCAACAATCAGACTCTGAGACAATCCATTCAGGACAATCAGTGACTCTAAAGTGCACAGCATCCACTGGGAGCTGTGATGGAGAATACAGTGTTTACTGGTTCAAGAACTCTGAGGATCATCATCCAAGTCTCATCTACACCCAAAGTGACAACAGTGATCAGTGTgagaggaaaacaaataaaacacacacctgTGTCTACAACCTGTCATTGAACAACCTGGATCAGTCTAATGCTGGAACCTACTACTGTGCAGTTACTGTGTGTGGACGCATCGTGTTTGGAAATGGAGCCAGACTAAAGCTCAAAGGTAAGATCCTCCATTGCTGGTTttctttttgaacatgtaataATACATACTCATCAATAATAGAAGTTTAAGGAGATTCTTTAACAATTGCAAGATAAGTGAAATAATTAGCAGTATTTCATAATATACCAATAAATCAAAACCTTTCACTTCCAATTTTTTGAACCAATGCTCAAACTACAAAACTGTCATTTCCTCATTTTGTCTTCGTGTCTGATTTCCTGCAGATAAATCAACTCCAGAGTATATCTTGAGTGCAGCTTTGTTTCTCAGCACCACACTGGTTATTGTTCTAACTTATCTAATATATAAGATGCATAAGAAAACAAGCAGAGGATCCACAGGTACGATAGCTACAACTCTTCACCTCTTTGTtctttaaatgtgaatttttttcgTGATAAACACTTTGTCTTCTTTGGTCTTTTTTCAGCATCAGTCACAGAGGTACGTTTTAATAGCTCAGCATGCTTTTAAATCACTTCCTCTGAACGTTTCTGACATGTTTTATTCTTCCTTATCAGGACATCAGCCAACGCACAGAAGACCTGAACTATGCTGCTTTGAGCTTTAACCCACCCAGCAGATCTCACACTCAGAGACAGAACGAGTGTGTGTACTCTGGTGTTAACATGTCGTAGACACACTTAGAAGTGTGTGGAGATGCatatttggactttttttttttttattttgaaagctttttttttctccttcagtTAAAACCAATTTAAACCATCAGTTTCATTATGGCcaggtcatctgcata
This window of the Gouania willdenowi chromosome 18, fGouWil2.1, whole genome shotgun sequence genome carries:
- the LOC114480200 gene encoding immunoglobulin kappa light chain-like, which gives rise to MTCAHFVLSLICLLSIAQETCQSSSSSLYQERRLISVNVGDNVTLQCLYEDDDDASLIYWYKQPLGKQPKIISTYLKYKKEGTFHDEFLNNTRLTLNMTDNTLYLKISDVKASDSATYYCLKYSYQFKMQFSEGTTVVVKDANSFINAFVQQSDSETIHSGQSVTLKCTASTGSCDGEYSVYWFKNSEDHHPSLIYTQSDNSDQCERKTNKTHTCVYNLSLNNLDQSNAGTYYCAVTVCGRIVFGNGARLKLKDKSTPEYILSAALFLSTTLVIVLTYLIYKMHKKTSRGSTASVTEDISQRTEDLNYAALSFNPPSRSHTQRQNECVYSGVNMS